One Natronomonas gomsonensis genomic window, GAGGAACTCCTCTAAGACGGCGATGTCCTCGGCGGTGGCATCGTCGGCAGTCAGTCCCTCGTCCTTCCGCTGTTGTAGGTCCTCGATGTCGTCTCGGAGTACGCTCATTACCCCGACGGACGGAAACGCGGGACTTGGCTCTGTTGGAATCCGGTTAAAATAGTCGGCCAACTCGGCGACGCTCGCGCCCTACAGCACGTCCTCGAAGTCGTACCAGCCGGCCTCCCGACCGAGGAGCCACTCGGCGGCGTCGACGGCGCCGGCCGCAAACACCCGACGCGATTCCGCACGGTGGGTCAGCGTCAGCACCTCATCGTTGTCGGCGAGCAGCACCTCGTGTTCCCCGCGGACGTTGCCGGCCCGGCGGACGTGGACGCCGACCTCGCTGTCTTCTCGCTCGTGTTCGCCTTCCCGGCCGTGGACGCGGTCGAGGGCGTCCTCGCGGGCGGAATCGATGACATCGAGGAGGGTCTTCGCCGTTCCGCTGGGGGCGTCGCGTTTGCCGTTGTGATGCGTCTCGGTGAGTTCGATGTCGTAGTCCGGCAGCGCCTCGGCGCCGGCCTCGACGACCCGGAGCAGCGCCTGCACGCCGCGGGCGAAGTTCGACGCCTTCAGCACCGGCGTCGACTCGCTGGCCGCACGGAG contains:
- the dapB gene encoding 4-hydroxy-tetrahydrodipicolinate reductase translates to MNLLVIGATGRTGSEIVAEASGRGHDVTGVATSSDTIEDVRVYPDDELPELLADADVAIDFTVPSASHEYAALAAEAGVPYVVGTTGFDEDGLDALRAASESTPVLKASNFARGVQALLRVVEAGAEALPDYDIELTETHHNGKRDAPSGTAKTLLDVIDSAREDALDRVHGREGEHEREDSEVGVHVRRAGNVRGEHEVLLADNDEVLTLTHRAESRRVFAAGAVDAAEWLLGREAGWYDFEDVL